The following coding sequences lie in one Musa acuminata AAA Group cultivar baxijiao chromosome BXJ1-8, Cavendish_Baxijiao_AAA, whole genome shotgun sequence genomic window:
- the LOC135588795 gene encoding probable indole-3-acetic acid-amido synthetase GH3.6 isoform X2 gives MATSAAAEAARWVEESTRDALRFQLETLRSILESNAGTAYLRLHLRDRLPDPARVDPALVATAFRRLVPLSSYDDYADLIERIADGAEPPAALSLDPLICFFNSSGTSTMKPKLIPFFDSVHAKSASSLAHQASSAFLHRCSCRSSKPCCSYLIYLTSFSCLGYSLEDLLAVRFCGSCTPEMSPRPELDSSPREVITGSDAQQQMYCHLLCGLRHSASIDCIRSPYAAGLIRAMRMLESKWMQLCDDIESGLVSSEITELAMRRAVEELLGGPRPDLAARIRGASSRKNWNGILPLLWPELRYIACVSTGSMEQYYPTLKHYAGEGVPLLGGDYFASECPIGINMDRTRPPELTSFVILPGAAYFEFLPFDLGASSAAKETVDISGVEVGKLYEVVVTTYRGLYRYRLNDVVKVVGFHNSSPRVEFITRAPKQASEDFTERDLMSAMASFELMVGERDGEQLVEFAGYLDPNSDQKHLIIFIELSKDCTLLQRERMEESITHLRRCCQSLEGCLGSVYKAKRAEGDLAALEISVVKPGSFEGLARAAVEGGAPANQYKPAKIIRNSNFVDLLKANVVISSSNGELRTLPV, from the exons ATGGCGACGTCGGCGGCGGCCGAGGCGGCGAGGTGGGTCGAGGAGTCCACCCGCGACGCCCTTCGGTTCCAGCTGGAGACCCTCCGCTCGATCCTCGAGAGCAACGCCGGCACCGCCTACCTCCGCCTTCACCTCCGCGACCGCCTCCCTGATCCCGCCCGAGTCGACCCCGCCCTTGTGGCCACCGCCTTCCGCCGCCTCGTCCCTCTCTCTTCCTACGACGACTACGCGGATCTGATCGAGAGGATCGCCGACGGCGCCGAGCCGCCCGCCGCCCTCTCCCTCGATCCCCTCATCTGCTTCTTCAATAG TTCAGGAACGAGCACCATGAAGCCAAAGCTAATACCTTTCTTCGATTCCGTACACGCCAAGTCTGCTTCCAGTCTTGCTCACCAAGCCAGCTCGGCCTTCCTTCACAGGTGTTCTTGTCGATCCTCGAAACCATGCTGCTCTTATCTCATCTACTTGACTTCCTTCTCTTGCTTAGGTTATTCCCTCGAAGATCTTCTAGCAGTAAGATTCTGTGGTTCTTGTACGCCGGAAATGTCACCACGACCAGAGCTGGATTCAAG CCCCCGCGAGGTCATCACAGGGTCCGACGCCCAACAACAGATGTACTGCCACCTCCTCTGCGGCCTCAGGCACTCTGCCTCCATCGACTGCATTCGATCCCCTTACGCAGCTGGCCTGATCAGGGCGATGCGCATGTTGGAGTCCAAGTGGATGCAGCTCTGCGACGACATCGAATCCGGCTTGGTCAGCTCAGAGATCACCGAGCTTGCCATGAGAAGGGCGGTCGAAGAGCTGCTCGGTGGGCCGCGGCCAGACTTGGCCGCGAGGATTCGGGGAGCCagcagcagaaagaattggaatgGGATTCTTCCCCTTTTGTGGCCGGAACTGCGTTACATCGCTTGTGTTAGCACCGGCAGCATGGAGCAGTACTATCCCACCCTGAAGCACTACGCCGGCGAGGGCGTGCCATTGCTGGGCGGCGACTACTTCGCTTCGGAGTGCCCCATTGGCATCAACATGGACAGGACGCGCCCGCCGGAGCTGACGAGCTTTGTGATTCTTCCCGGTGCAGCCTACTTCGAGTTCCTTCCCTTTGACTTGGGAGCTTCATCTGCTGCAAAAGAGACAGTAGACATTTCCGGTGTAGAGGTCGGGAAATTGTACGAGGTGGTGGTGACAACTTACCGAGGGCTGTACCGCTACCGCCTGAACGATGTTGTCAAGGTCGTCGGGTTCCATAACTCCTCCCCGAGAGTGGAGTTCATCACCAGAGCACCAAAACAAGCTTCAGAGGACTTCACCGAAAGAGATTTGATGTCTGCAATGGCCAGTTTCGAGCTTATGGTTGGGGAGAGGGATGGAGAACAGTTGGTGGAGTTTGCTGGTTACCTGGATCCCAACTCGGACCAGAAGCATCTGATCATCTTCATCGAATTGAGCAAAGATTGCACCCTTCTacagagagagagaatggaggaGTCCATCACGCATTTGAGGAGATGTTGTCAGTCCCTCGAAGGTTGCCTGGGGAGTGTTTACAAGGCGAAGAGGGCCGAGGGAGATCTTGCAGCTCTGGAGATATCGGTAGTGAAACCAGGTAGCTTCGAAGGACTAGCAAGAGCAGCCGTAGAGGGTGGAGCACCTGCGAATCAGTATAAACCTGCGAAGATCATCAGAAACAGCAACTTTGTTGATTTGCTGAAAGCAAATGTTGTAATAAGTAGTAGTAATGGCGAGTTGAGAACCTTACCAGTGTAA
- the LOC135588795 gene encoding probable indole-3-acetic acid-amido synthetase GH3.6 isoform X1, whose protein sequence is MATSAAAEAARWVEESTRDALRFQLETLRSILESNAGTAYLRLHLRDRLPDPARVDPALVATAFRRLVPLSSYDDYADLIERIADGAEPPAALSLDPLICFFNSSGTSTMKPKLIPFFDSVHAKSASSLAHQASSAFLHRLFPRRSSSSKILWFLYAGNVTTTRAGFKVMAASAYPFHSNSTTTTPSPLLSMCISPREVITGSDAQQQMYCHLLCGLRHSASIDCIRSPYAAGLIRAMRMLESKWMQLCDDIESGLVSSEITELAMRRAVEELLGGPRPDLAARIRGASSRKNWNGILPLLWPELRYIACVSTGSMEQYYPTLKHYAGEGVPLLGGDYFASECPIGINMDRTRPPELTSFVILPGAAYFEFLPFDLGASSAAKETVDISGVEVGKLYEVVVTTYRGLYRYRLNDVVKVVGFHNSSPRVEFITRAPKQASEDFTERDLMSAMASFELMVGERDGEQLVEFAGYLDPNSDQKHLIIFIELSKDCTLLQRERMEESITHLRRCCQSLEGCLGSVYKAKRAEGDLAALEISVVKPGSFEGLARAAVEGGAPANQYKPAKIIRNSNFVDLLKANVVISSSNGELRTLPV, encoded by the exons ATGGCGACGTCGGCGGCGGCCGAGGCGGCGAGGTGGGTCGAGGAGTCCACCCGCGACGCCCTTCGGTTCCAGCTGGAGACCCTCCGCTCGATCCTCGAGAGCAACGCCGGCACCGCCTACCTCCGCCTTCACCTCCGCGACCGCCTCCCTGATCCCGCCCGAGTCGACCCCGCCCTTGTGGCCACCGCCTTCCGCCGCCTCGTCCCTCTCTCTTCCTACGACGACTACGCGGATCTGATCGAGAGGATCGCCGACGGCGCCGAGCCGCCCGCCGCCCTCTCCCTCGATCCCCTCATCTGCTTCTTCAATAG TTCAGGAACGAGCACCATGAAGCCAAAGCTAATACCTTTCTTCGATTCCGTACACGCCAAGTCTGCTTCCAGTCTTGCTCACCAAGCCAGCTCGGCCTTCCTTCACAG GTTATTCCCTCGAAGATCTTCTAGCAGTAAGATTCTGTGGTTCTTGTACGCCGGAAATGTCACCACGACCAGAGCTGGATTCAAGGTAATGGCAGCTTCTGCATACCCTTTCCACAGCAACTCCACCACGACGACGCCTTCACCTTTGCTCTCGATGTGCATTAGCCCCCGCGAGGTCATCACAGGGTCCGACGCCCAACAACAGATGTACTGCCACCTCCTCTGCGGCCTCAGGCACTCTGCCTCCATCGACTGCATTCGATCCCCTTACGCAGCTGGCCTGATCAGGGCGATGCGCATGTTGGAGTCCAAGTGGATGCAGCTCTGCGACGACATCGAATCCGGCTTGGTCAGCTCAGAGATCACCGAGCTTGCCATGAGAAGGGCGGTCGAAGAGCTGCTCGGTGGGCCGCGGCCAGACTTGGCCGCGAGGATTCGGGGAGCCagcagcagaaagaattggaatgGGATTCTTCCCCTTTTGTGGCCGGAACTGCGTTACATCGCTTGTGTTAGCACCGGCAGCATGGAGCAGTACTATCCCACCCTGAAGCACTACGCCGGCGAGGGCGTGCCATTGCTGGGCGGCGACTACTTCGCTTCGGAGTGCCCCATTGGCATCAACATGGACAGGACGCGCCCGCCGGAGCTGACGAGCTTTGTGATTCTTCCCGGTGCAGCCTACTTCGAGTTCCTTCCCTTTGACTTGGGAGCTTCATCTGCTGCAAAAGAGACAGTAGACATTTCCGGTGTAGAGGTCGGGAAATTGTACGAGGTGGTGGTGACAACTTACCGAGGGCTGTACCGCTACCGCCTGAACGATGTTGTCAAGGTCGTCGGGTTCCATAACTCCTCCCCGAGAGTGGAGTTCATCACCAGAGCACCAAAACAAGCTTCAGAGGACTTCACCGAAAGAGATTTGATGTCTGCAATGGCCAGTTTCGAGCTTATGGTTGGGGAGAGGGATGGAGAACAGTTGGTGGAGTTTGCTGGTTACCTGGATCCCAACTCGGACCAGAAGCATCTGATCATCTTCATCGAATTGAGCAAAGATTGCACCCTTCTacagagagagagaatggaggaGTCCATCACGCATTTGAGGAGATGTTGTCAGTCCCTCGAAGGTTGCCTGGGGAGTGTTTACAAGGCGAAGAGGGCCGAGGGAGATCTTGCAGCTCTGGAGATATCGGTAGTGAAACCAGGTAGCTTCGAAGGACTAGCAAGAGCAGCCGTAGAGGGTGGAGCACCTGCGAATCAGTATAAACCTGCGAAGATCATCAGAAACAGCAACTTTGTTGATTTGCTGAAAGCAAATGTTGTAATAAGTAGTAGTAATGGCGAGTTGAGAACCTTACCAGTGTAA
- the LOC135588797 gene encoding probable LRR receptor-like serine/threonine-protein kinase RKF3 isoform X2, translating into MTIAVSDPLRLLFSAFCLLLLLDLSLSQNSSSCPLDFSVTQKFVSAAASSPNSSDSAHSCTYALQLLHLTLSQYLRTDSLFHPPVDAAAACWTAFQAALAPLFSAADPFDVRTGCGFRTEWIAQGCMNITSRQDFENVVPSAGISDMDRNCNQSFQTTPACTACTVSLNRVKAAYLPGPNHGNVSDCASYPAIYAGGAISSLGPSDGANAYCFFLLSPNTSAPSPSGGGSSTWIYGVAAGCFVLLLLAALAAWFWVRRYLNRRRKLRRKPSKPEVEPSLALESISASTTLVKFRFDDIKQATKNFSRDNIIGRGGYGNVYKGVLADGTEVALKRFKNCSAAGDASFAHEVEVIASVRHVNLVALRGYCLATTQMEGHQRIIVCDLMQNGSLHDHLFGTGDHRLSWPLRQKIALGTARGLAYLHDGVQPAIIHRDIKASNILLDEMFEPKVADFGLARFAPEGMSHVSTRVAGTLGYVAPEYALYGQLTEKSDVYSFGVVLLELLSGKKAFVSMGEGQAFVLSDWAWSLVRRGRTMAVLEEGMEELGPTEVLEKYVLVAVLCTHPQLHARPKMDQIVKILETDLAVPSIPDRPISIVSNIEDIERSVSSSGSEKA; encoded by the exons ATGACGATCGCCGTCTCCGACCCCCTTCGTCTCCTCTTCAGCGCCTTCTGCTTGCTTCTCTTGCTGGATCTCTCCCTCTCCCAGAACTCCTCCTCCTGCCCCCTCGACTTCTCCGTGACCCAGAAGTTCGTCTCCGCCGCCGCTTCGTCCCCTAACTCTTCCGACTCTGCCCACAGCTGCACCTACGCCCTCCAGCTCCTCCACCTCACCCTCTCCCAGTACCTGCGTACCGACTCGCTGTTCCACCCCCCCGTcgacgccgccgccgcctgcTGGACGGCCTTCCAGGCCGCCCTCGCGCCGCTGTTCTCCGCGGCTGACCCCTTCGATGTCCGCACCGGATGCGGGTTCCGCACCGAGTGGATCGCCCAGGGGTGCATGAACATCACCTCCCGGCAGGATTTCGAGAACGTGGTGCCGTCCGCCGGCATCAGCGACATGGACCGCAACTGCAACCAGTCTTTCCAGACCACGCCCGCCTGCACCGCCTGCACCGTCAGCCTTAACCGCGTCAAGGCCGCCTACCTTCCCGGTCCTAACCACGGGAATGTCTCCGACTGCGCCTCCTACCCCGCCATCTACGCCGGCGGCGCCATTAGCAGCTTGGGCCCCTCGGACGGCGCCAACGCCTACTGCTTCTTCCTCCTCAGCCCCAACACGTCTGCCCCTTCCCCCTCCGGCGGCGGCTCCAGCACTTGGATCTACGGCGTCGCCGCCGGCTGCTTCGTGCTCCTCCTGCTCGCCGCTCTCGCGGCTTGGTTCTGGGTCAGACGCTATCTGAATCGGCGGAGGAAGCTGCGGAGGAAGCCCTCGAAGCCGGAGGTCGAACCCTCGCTGGCACTGGAGTCGATCAGCGCGAGCACAACCCTAGTCAAGTTCAGATTCGACGACATCAAGCAGGCCACTAAGAACTTCTCCAGGGACAACATCATCGGCCGCGGAGGCTACGGCAACGTCTACAAGGGCGTGCTGGCCGACGGCACCGAGGTCGCGCTGAAGCGATTCAAGAACTGCTCGGCCGCAGGGGACGCGAGCTTCGCCCACGAGGTGGAGGTGATCGCGAGCGTCCGCCACGTGAACCTCGTTGCTTTGCGAGGCTACTGCCTCGCCACCACCCAGATGGAGGGGCACCAGCGGATCATCGTCTGCGACCTGATGCAGAATGGGAGCCTCCATGACCACCTTTTCGGCACCGGGGATCACCGGCTCAGTTGGCCCTTGCGGCAGAAGATCGCTCTCGGAACTGCCAGGGGATTGGCGTACCTGCACGACGGAGTTCAACCGGCCATAATCCACAGGGACATAAAGGCAAGCAACATTCTTTTGGATGAGATGTTTGAGCCCAAAGTAGCGGACTTTGGCTTGGCGAGGTTTGCGCCGGAGGGGATGTCACATGTGAGCACCAGGGTGGCTGGAACTCTTGGATATGTTGCTCCGGAATATGCCTTGTATGGACAATTGACTGAGAAGAGTGATGTGTACAGCTTTGGAGTTGTCTTACTGGAACTCCTCAGTGGAAAGAAGGCATTTGTTTCCATGGGTGAGGGACAAGCGTTTGTACTGAGCGACTGGGCTTGGTCATTGGTTCGAAGAGGGAGGACAATGGCTGTTCTTGAGGAGGGGATGGAGGAATTGGGGCCAACAGAAGTGTTGGAGAAGTATGTACTTGTTGCTGTCCTCTGTACCCATCCTCAGTTGCATGCAAGGCCTAAGATGGATCAGATTGTGAAGATATTGGAGACTGATTTGGCAGTCCCTTCAATCCCAGACCGGCCAATCTCAATTGTGTCAAACATTGAGGATATTGAAAGATCTGTGAGCAGTAGTGGTTCAG AAAAAGCATGA
- the LOC135588797 gene encoding probable LRR receptor-like serine/threonine-protein kinase RKF3 isoform X1 translates to MTIAVSDPLRLLFSAFCLLLLLDLSLSQNSSSCPLDFSVTQKFVSAAASSPNSSDSAHSCTYALQLLHLTLSQYLRTDSLFHPPVDAAAACWTAFQAALAPLFSAADPFDVRTGCGFRTEWIAQGCMNITSRQDFENVVPSAGISDMDRNCNQSFQTTPACTACTVSLNRVKAAYLPGPNHGNVSDCASYPAIYAGGAISSLGPSDGANAYCFFLLSPNTSAPSPSGGGSSTWIYGVAAGCFVLLLLAALAAWFWVRRYLNRRRKLRRKPSKPEVEPSLALESISASTTLVKFRFDDIKQATKNFSRDNIIGRGGYGNVYKGVLADGTEVALKRFKNCSAAGDASFAHEVEVIASVRHVNLVALRGYCLATTQMEGHQRIIVCDLMQNGSLHDHLFGTGDHRLSWPLRQKIALGTARGLAYLHDGVQPAIIHRDIKASNILLDEMFEPKVADFGLARFAPEGMSHVSTRVAGTLGYVAPEYALYGQLTEKSDVYSFGVVLLELLSGKKAFVSMGEGQAFVLSDWAWSLVRRGRTMAVLEEGMEELGPTEVLEKYVLVAVLCTHPQLHARPKMDQIVKILETDLAVPSIPDRPISIVSNIEDIERSVSSSGSGQLSSFAGYQPFAFGNDEVSSDDSEKA, encoded by the coding sequence ATGACGATCGCCGTCTCCGACCCCCTTCGTCTCCTCTTCAGCGCCTTCTGCTTGCTTCTCTTGCTGGATCTCTCCCTCTCCCAGAACTCCTCCTCCTGCCCCCTCGACTTCTCCGTGACCCAGAAGTTCGTCTCCGCCGCCGCTTCGTCCCCTAACTCTTCCGACTCTGCCCACAGCTGCACCTACGCCCTCCAGCTCCTCCACCTCACCCTCTCCCAGTACCTGCGTACCGACTCGCTGTTCCACCCCCCCGTcgacgccgccgccgcctgcTGGACGGCCTTCCAGGCCGCCCTCGCGCCGCTGTTCTCCGCGGCTGACCCCTTCGATGTCCGCACCGGATGCGGGTTCCGCACCGAGTGGATCGCCCAGGGGTGCATGAACATCACCTCCCGGCAGGATTTCGAGAACGTGGTGCCGTCCGCCGGCATCAGCGACATGGACCGCAACTGCAACCAGTCTTTCCAGACCACGCCCGCCTGCACCGCCTGCACCGTCAGCCTTAACCGCGTCAAGGCCGCCTACCTTCCCGGTCCTAACCACGGGAATGTCTCCGACTGCGCCTCCTACCCCGCCATCTACGCCGGCGGCGCCATTAGCAGCTTGGGCCCCTCGGACGGCGCCAACGCCTACTGCTTCTTCCTCCTCAGCCCCAACACGTCTGCCCCTTCCCCCTCCGGCGGCGGCTCCAGCACTTGGATCTACGGCGTCGCCGCCGGCTGCTTCGTGCTCCTCCTGCTCGCCGCTCTCGCGGCTTGGTTCTGGGTCAGACGCTATCTGAATCGGCGGAGGAAGCTGCGGAGGAAGCCCTCGAAGCCGGAGGTCGAACCCTCGCTGGCACTGGAGTCGATCAGCGCGAGCACAACCCTAGTCAAGTTCAGATTCGACGACATCAAGCAGGCCACTAAGAACTTCTCCAGGGACAACATCATCGGCCGCGGAGGCTACGGCAACGTCTACAAGGGCGTGCTGGCCGACGGCACCGAGGTCGCGCTGAAGCGATTCAAGAACTGCTCGGCCGCAGGGGACGCGAGCTTCGCCCACGAGGTGGAGGTGATCGCGAGCGTCCGCCACGTGAACCTCGTTGCTTTGCGAGGCTACTGCCTCGCCACCACCCAGATGGAGGGGCACCAGCGGATCATCGTCTGCGACCTGATGCAGAATGGGAGCCTCCATGACCACCTTTTCGGCACCGGGGATCACCGGCTCAGTTGGCCCTTGCGGCAGAAGATCGCTCTCGGAACTGCCAGGGGATTGGCGTACCTGCACGACGGAGTTCAACCGGCCATAATCCACAGGGACATAAAGGCAAGCAACATTCTTTTGGATGAGATGTTTGAGCCCAAAGTAGCGGACTTTGGCTTGGCGAGGTTTGCGCCGGAGGGGATGTCACATGTGAGCACCAGGGTGGCTGGAACTCTTGGATATGTTGCTCCGGAATATGCCTTGTATGGACAATTGACTGAGAAGAGTGATGTGTACAGCTTTGGAGTTGTCTTACTGGAACTCCTCAGTGGAAAGAAGGCATTTGTTTCCATGGGTGAGGGACAAGCGTTTGTACTGAGCGACTGGGCTTGGTCATTGGTTCGAAGAGGGAGGACAATGGCTGTTCTTGAGGAGGGGATGGAGGAATTGGGGCCAACAGAAGTGTTGGAGAAGTATGTACTTGTTGCTGTCCTCTGTACCCATCCTCAGTTGCATGCAAGGCCTAAGATGGATCAGATTGTGAAGATATTGGAGACTGATTTGGCAGTCCCTTCAATCCCAGACCGGCCAATCTCAATTGTGTCAAACATTGAGGATATTGAAAGATCTGTGAGCAGTAGTGGTTCAGGTCAGCTATCTAGTTTTGCTGGGTACCAGCCATTTGCTTTCGGAAATGATGAGGTTAGTTCTGATGATTCAGAAAAAGCATGA
- the LOC135588798 gene encoding phenylalanine--tRNA ligase, chloroplastic/mitochondrial-like, which yields MLIPRSSSCCARALRLSTHHHAIHMAVPSLLSSFCHLFPRGHGFKPFPQFLSSSCSASPLSSLSSVPSPKPNKRVKTLVAAALLEIGGVKIAKDDVVRESDPTNNVPDNIFSKIGLQLHRRDNHPIGILKNAIYDYFDTNYASKFVKFDDLCPIVSVQQNFDEVLVPADHVSRSYNDTYYVNADTVLRCHTSAHQAELLREGHSHFLVTGDVYRRDSIDSTHYPVFHQMEGVRVFSPDEWKDSGTDATSYAAMDLKKCLEGLARHLFGAVEMRWVDTYFPFTNPSFELEIYFQENWMEVLGCGVTEQDILTRNGRKDSVAWAFGLGLERLAMVLFDIPDIRLFWSTDQRFTSPFSEGKLGVKFKPFSKFPPCYKDISFWISDSFTENNLCEVVRGVAGDLVEEVKLIDNFTNKKGMTSQCYRITYRSMERSLTDEEINQLQWNVREAVQGKLYVTLR from the exons ATGCTTATCCCAAGGAGCAGCAGCTGCTGCGCCCGTGCGCTTCGTCTATCCACCCACCACCACGCCATCCACATGGCCGTCCCCTCCCTTCTCTCCTCCTTTTGCCATCTTTTCCCCCGCGGTCACGGTTTCAAACCCTTCCCCCAATTCCTCTCCTCTTCTTGCTCCGCTtcccctctctcttctctttcctcCGTCCCCTCCCCCAAGcccaacaagagggtcaagacactgGTCGCTGCAGCTCTGCTCGAGATCGGCGGCGTCAAGATCGCCAAAGATG ACGTGGTGCGAGAGAGCGATCCCACGAACAATGTGCCTGACAATATCTTCTCCAAGATCGGTTTGCAGCTCCACCGGAGAGATAATCATCCGATTGGGATCTTGAAGAATGCCATCTATGATTACTTCGACACTAATTACGCCTCCAAGTTCGTCAAATTTGACGATCTTTGTCCCATTGTTTCCGTGCAGCAG AACTTCGATGAGGTTTTGGTGCCTGCTGATCATGTAAGCAGGAGTTATAATGATACATACTATGTTAATGCGGACACCGTCTTAAGGTGCCATACAAGTGCTCATCAGGCAGAGCTACTGAGGGAAGGACACAGCCATTTTCTTGTAACCGGGGATGTCTATCGTAGAGACtccattgattcaactcattatcCTGTGTTTCATCAG ATGGAAGGGGTTCGCGTCTTCTCTCCCGACGAGTGGAAGGATTCTGGAACTGATGCAACATCTTATGCGGCCATGGATTTGAAGAAATGTCTTGAGGGTTTGGCAAGGCATCTTTTTG GTGCTGTGGAGATGCGGTGGGTTGATACTTATTTTCCATTCACCAATCCATCATTTGAGTTAGAGATTTATTTCCAG GAGAATTGGATGGAAGTGTTAGGGTGTGGAGTGACTGAACAAGACATACTCACAAGAAATGGTAGGAAGGACTCTGTTGCATGGGCATTCGGGCTTGGGTTAGAAAGACTTGCGATGGTTCTCTTTGATATACCAGATATTAGGCTTTTCTGGTCCACAGATCAGCGGTTTACATCACCA TTCTCAGAGGGCAAGCTTGGTGTTAAGTTCAAACCATTTTCGAAG TTTCCTCCCTGTTATAAGGATATTAGTTTTTGGATCAGTGATTCCTTCACCGAGAACAACTTATGTGAAGTTGTTCGAGGAGTTGCCGGTGATCTTGTAGAGGAG GTGAAGTTGATCGACAATTTCACCAACAAGAAGGGTATGACCAGCCAGTGTTATAGAATCACATACAGGTCGATGGAACGATCACTTACGGACGAGGAGATAAACCAGTTGCAG TGGAATGTCAGGGAAGCAGTGCAGGGCAAGTTGTATGTCACACTAAGATAA